One Mycolicibacterium parafortuitum DNA segment encodes these proteins:
- a CDS encoding alpha/beta fold hydrolase has translation MDDTDDELASLSEFIFLQENARQAGVTGPLPTATRVDHGPISGVRFGADDPQVVFLHGGGQNAHTWDTVILGLGMPALALDLPGHGRSGWREDGDYGPKLNAEALEPVIRDLAPDAELVVGMSLGGLTALRLAVTAPDLVRRLVLVDVTPSAPERHTEMTDAQKGTVALVQGDRTFPSFDAMLEVTVAAAPHRDRESLRRGVFHNAKRLDDGTWTWRYDSIRKGEGFEGLWDDVPKLTTPTTLIRGANSFFVNDDDADEFARTAPGFQGVHIVADSGHSVQSDQPRVLVDLLRGVLKT, from the coding sequence ATGGACGACACCGATGACGAGCTGGCCAGCCTGTCCGAGTTCATCTTCCTGCAGGAGAACGCCCGCCAGGCGGGCGTGACCGGTCCCCTGCCCACCGCCACCAGGGTCGATCACGGGCCGATCAGCGGGGTGAGGTTCGGCGCCGACGATCCGCAGGTCGTCTTCCTGCACGGCGGCGGACAGAACGCACACACCTGGGACACCGTGATCCTCGGCCTCGGTATGCCGGCGCTGGCGCTGGATCTGCCGGGACATGGCCGCTCCGGATGGCGCGAAGACGGTGACTACGGGCCGAAGCTCAACGCCGAGGCGCTCGAGCCGGTGATCCGCGACCTGGCCCCCGACGCCGAGCTCGTCGTCGGGATGTCGCTGGGCGGGCTGACGGCGCTGCGGCTGGCCGTCACGGCGCCGGACCTGGTGCGCAGACTTGTCCTGGTCGACGTGACACCGTCGGCACCCGAACGGCACACCGAGATGACCGACGCGCAGAAGGGCACCGTCGCGCTGGTGCAGGGCGACCGGACGTTCCCGTCGTTCGACGCGATGCTCGAGGTGACCGTGGCCGCCGCCCCGCACCGGGACCGGGAGTCGTTGCGGCGCGGGGTGTTCCACAACGCCAAACGACTCGATGACGGCACGTGGACCTGGCGCTACGACAGCATCCGCAAAGGCGAGGGCTTCGAAGGACTGTGGGACGACGTCCCCAAGCTCACCACCCCGACCACGCTGATCCGCGGCGCCAACTCGTTCTTCGTCAACGACGACGACGCCGACGAGTTCGCGCGCACTGCACCGGGTTTCCAGGGGGTCCACATCGTCGCCGACTCCGGGCACTCGGTACAGAGCGACCAGCCGCGGGTGCTGGTCGACCTGTTGCGAGGTGTACTCAAGACCTGA
- a CDS encoding enhanced intracellular survival protein Eis: MTAERSELTIRTADEADWPGIGLVAATGFGVWRPEEAGQVWRSMMPPGSAVIACDGDQVVGVSLFLDLQLTVPGGAVLPMAGVSFVAVLPTHRRRGVLTGMLAELHHRMGDYPIAGLEASEAEIYGRFGYGPATVWDSVSVERERARVRPEVPNPGGVRVVRSAEHRAQLEDIYERWRLQTPGGLHTPARLWDEILADRESSRDGGSAFFCLLHPDGFAMYRVHSGDRKDRAQVTMLAAVTPEAYIALWRTLLGLDLVATIDVVTHPGTLLPYLLTDPRLVHSAYTRDGLWLRMLDIPTVLQARTYNADLSVVLEVSDPLLGGGGRFALQVRDGRARCVPTDAPADVHIDLSVLGSLYLGAHRASSFAAAQRLRCADPTQVAALDAAFASDVPAELSYGF, from the coding sequence GTGACAGCAGAACGAAGCGAACTGACAATCCGTACCGCCGACGAGGCGGACTGGCCCGGCATCGGGTTGGTCGCCGCGACGGGATTCGGGGTGTGGCGGCCCGAGGAGGCCGGGCAGGTCTGGCGGTCGATGATGCCGCCCGGCAGCGCCGTCATCGCGTGCGACGGCGACCAGGTCGTCGGCGTCTCGTTGTTCTTGGACCTGCAGCTGACCGTGCCCGGCGGTGCGGTGCTGCCGATGGCGGGGGTGTCGTTCGTGGCGGTGCTGCCCACGCATCGGCGCCGCGGCGTGTTGACCGGAATGCTGGCCGAACTGCACCACCGCATGGGGGACTACCCGATCGCCGGGCTGGAGGCCAGCGAGGCGGAGATCTACGGGCGGTTCGGCTACGGCCCCGCCACGGTGTGGGACAGCGTGTCGGTCGAACGGGAGCGGGCGCGGGTGCGGCCGGAGGTCCCGAATCCGGGTGGGGTGCGGGTGGTGCGGTCCGCCGAGCACCGCGCGCAGCTCGAGGACATCTATGAGCGGTGGCGGCTACAGACACCCGGCGGGCTACACACCCCGGCCCGGCTGTGGGACGAGATCCTCGCCGACCGGGAGAGTTCCCGCGACGGGGGCAGCGCGTTCTTCTGTCTGCTACACCCCGACGGGTTCGCGATGTACCGGGTGCACAGCGGCGACCGCAAGGACCGGGCCCAGGTCACCATGCTGGCCGCGGTGACCCCGGAGGCCTACATCGCGTTGTGGCGCACCCTGCTCGGGCTCGACCTGGTGGCGACGATCGACGTGGTGACCCATCCGGGCACGCTGCTGCCGTATCTGCTCACCGACCCGCGCCTGGTACATAGCGCCTACACCCGGGACGGGCTGTGGCTGCGGATGCTCGACATCCCGACGGTGCTGCAGGCCCGCACCTACAACGCGGATCTGTCTGTGGTGCTGGAGGTTTCGGATCCGTTGCTCGGTGGCGGCGGGCGCTTCGCGCTACAGGTGCGTGACGGCCGGGCCCGATGCGTGCCGACCGACGCTCCCGCCGACGTGCACATCGATCTGTCGGTGCTGGGCAGCCTCTACCTCGGCGCACACCGGGCGTCGTCGTTCGCCGCGGCGCAGCGCCTGCGGTGTGCCGACCCGACCCAGGTGGCCGCGCTGGACGCGGCGTTCGCGTCGGACGTCCCCGCCGAGCTCAGCTACGGTTTCTGA
- a CDS encoding inositol-3-phosphate synthase, whose product MTASNDVRVAIVGVGNCASSLVQGVQYYKDADENASVPGLMHVKLGQYHVRDVKFVAAFDVDAKKVGFDLSEAIFASENNTIKIADVPPTDVIVQRGPTLDGIGKYYADTIEVSDAEAVDVVKVLKDAEVDVLVSYLPVGSEEADKFYAQCAIDAGVAFVNALPVFIASDPVWAKKFEDAGVPIVGDDIKSQVGATITHRVMAKLFEDRGVTLDRTYQLNVGGNMDFLNMLERSRLESKKVSKTQAVTSNLTGSLAGKVEDKNVHIGPSDHVAWLDDRKWAYVRLEGRAFGDVPLNLEYKLEVWDSPNSAGVIIDAVRAAKIAKDRGIGGPVEAASAYLMKSPPKQIADDIAREQLEKFIEG is encoded by the coding sequence ATGACCGCAAGCAATGACGTCAGGGTCGCGATCGTCGGCGTGGGCAACTGCGCGTCCTCGCTCGTGCAGGGCGTTCAGTACTACAAGGACGCCGATGAGAACGCCAGCGTTCCCGGCCTGATGCACGTCAAGCTCGGCCAGTACCACGTCCGCGACGTGAAGTTCGTCGCCGCGTTCGACGTGGACGCCAAGAAGGTCGGCTTCGACCTGTCCGAGGCGATCTTCGCCTCCGAGAACAACACCATCAAGATCGCCGACGTGCCGCCGACCGACGTCATCGTGCAGCGCGGCCCGACACTCGACGGCATCGGCAAGTACTACGCCGACACCATCGAGGTCTCCGACGCCGAAGCCGTCGACGTGGTCAAGGTCCTCAAGGACGCCGAGGTCGACGTGCTCGTGTCCTACCTGCCGGTGGGTTCGGAAGAGGCCGACAAGTTCTACGCCCAGTGCGCGATCGACGCCGGCGTGGCGTTCGTCAACGCGCTGCCGGTGTTCATCGCCTCGGATCCGGTGTGGGCCAAGAAGTTCGAAGACGCCGGTGTGCCGATCGTCGGCGACGACATCAAGAGCCAGGTCGGCGCGACCATCACCCACCGCGTGATGGCCAAGCTGTTCGAGGACCGCGGCGTCACGCTGGACCGCACCTACCAGCTCAACGTCGGCGGCAACATGGACTTCCTCAACATGCTCGAGCGCTCGCGCCTGGAGTCGAAGAAGGTCTCCAAGACCCAGGCCGTCACCTCGAACCTGACCGGCTCGCTGGCCGGCAAGGTCGAGGACAAGAACGTCCACATCGGCCCGTCCGATCACGTCGCGTGGCTCGACGACCGTAAGTGGGCCTACGTGCGCCTGGAAGGCCGCGCCTTCGGCGACGTGCCGTTGAACCTGGAGTACAAGCTCGAGGTGTGGGACTCCCCGAACTCGGCCGGCGTCATCATCGACGCGGTGCGCGCCGCCAAGATCGCCAAGGACCGCGGCATCGGCGGCCCCGTCGAGGCGGCTTCGGCCTACCTGATGAAGAGCCCGCCGAAGCAGATCGCCGACGACATCGCCCGCGAGCAGCTCGAGAAGTTCATCGAGGGCTAG
- a CDS encoding PadR family transcriptional regulator, translating to MLELAILGLLQESPMHGYELRKRLTGLLGAFRAFSYGSLYPALRRMQADGLIVEDAAPEGTVKVRRARRVYQLTEAGKQRFTELVADTGPQNYSDDGFGVHLAFFNRTPAEARMRILEGRRRQVEERREGLREAIARASNSFDRYTRQLHQLGLESSEREVTWLNELIAAEKSAQGRAEQT from the coding sequence ATGCTTGAGCTCGCCATTCTGGGCCTGCTCCAGGAGTCGCCGATGCACGGCTACGAACTGCGGAAACGCCTGACCGGTCTACTCGGGGCGTTCCGGGCGTTCTCGTACGGCTCCCTGTACCCCGCGCTGCGCCGGATGCAGGCCGACGGCTTGATCGTCGAGGACGCCGCACCCGAGGGCACGGTCAAGGTGCGCCGCGCCCGCCGCGTGTACCAGCTCACCGAGGCCGGTAAGCAGCGCTTCACCGAGCTGGTGGCCGACACCGGTCCGCAGAACTACTCCGACGACGGCTTCGGAGTGCATCTCGCATTTTTCAATCGCACCCCGGCCGAGGCCCGGATGCGCATCCTGGAGGGCCGTCGCCGCCAGGTGGAAGAACGTCGCGAAGGCCTGCGTGAAGCCATTGCGCGGGCGAGCAATTCATTCGACCGGTACACCCGGCAGCTTCATCAGCTGGGTCTTGAGTCCAGTGAACGCGAAGTCACCTGGCTCAACGAGTTGATCGCGGCAGAGAAGTCGGCGCAGGGGCGCGCCGAACAGACGTGA
- a CDS encoding DUF1707 SHOCT-like domain-containing protein codes for MASGSSARRTSWTRAKDSDRTETCQILDEALADGQLSMAEHGERVKTATTASTLGQLQDLVSDLQTGKKLAEPPVITKVINRHVSAQPGWGIKVAIAAVLVVLGIAIGWGLYGNSPSPLSFQTDPGAKDDGIAAQVLTPPRQLQSLGGFTGLFEQMRKKFGSTMGYELDIHRDMAYLDRPDPQDNRRSQTYYYRGGWGDPSGSPSTVDADDRLVDLSKFDYEKTLAILRGAPDTVGIARADVDDTWLRIGPSEDPATPDAVNVEIIVNSEFGNGRIELYPNGDTKAIWPANR; via the coding sequence GTGGCCTCGGGGAGCTCAGCACGTCGCACATCGTGGACGAGAGCAAAGGACAGCGATCGCACCGAGACGTGCCAGATCCTGGACGAGGCGCTGGCCGACGGTCAGCTGTCGATGGCCGAGCACGGCGAGCGGGTGAAGACGGCGACGACCGCCTCGACGCTGGGCCAGCTGCAGGATCTGGTGTCGGATCTGCAGACCGGCAAGAAGCTGGCCGAACCGCCGGTGATCACCAAGGTGATCAACCGCCACGTCTCGGCCCAGCCCGGCTGGGGTATCAAGGTCGCGATCGCCGCGGTGCTGGTGGTGCTCGGCATCGCGATCGGCTGGGGGCTGTACGGCAATTCGCCGTCTCCGCTGAGCTTCCAGACCGATCCCGGCGCCAAGGACGACGGCATCGCCGCCCAGGTGCTGACCCCGCCGCGGCAGCTGCAGTCCCTCGGCGGGTTCACCGGCCTGTTCGAGCAGATGCGCAAGAAGTTCGGCAGCACGATGGGCTACGAGCTCGACATCCACCGCGACATGGCCTACCTGGACCGGCCGGACCCGCAGGACAACCGGCGCTCGCAGACCTATTACTACCGCGGCGGCTGGGGTGACCCGTCCGGTTCGCCGTCGACGGTCGACGCAGACGACCGGCTGGTCGATCTGTCGAAATTCGACTACGAGAAGACCCTGGCCATCCTGCGCGGGGCCCCGGACACCGTCGGCATCGCGCGCGCCGACGTCGACGACACGTGGCTGCGGATCGGCCCGTCGGAGGACCCGGCGACGCCGGACGCGGTGAACGTCGAGATCATCGTCAACAGCGAGTTCGGGAACGGCCGCATCGAGCTGTACCCGAACGGGGACACCAAGGCGATCTGGCCCGCGAACCGCTGA
- a CDS encoding DUF5318 domain-containing protein, producing the protein MRLQRQVVDYALRRRSLLAEVYSGRTGVSEVCDANPYLLRAAKFHGKPSSVMCPICRKEQLTLVSWVFGDHLGAVSGSARTAEELVLLATKYDEFSVHVVEVCRTCSWNHLVKSYVLGAVPPPKGSRGPRRTQTARGAARTASE; encoded by the coding sequence GTGCGATTGCAGCGACAGGTGGTGGATTACGCCCTGCGGCGGCGATCCCTGCTCGCCGAGGTCTACTCGGGGCGCACCGGTGTCTCGGAGGTCTGTGACGCCAACCCCTATCTTCTGCGGGCGGCCAAGTTCCACGGCAAGCCGAGTTCTGTGATGTGCCCGATATGCCGCAAAGAGCAGCTGACCCTGGTCTCGTGGGTATTCGGCGATCACCTCGGCGCGGTGTCGGGGTCCGCGCGCACCGCCGAGGAGCTTGTCTTGCTGGCCACCAAATACGACGAATTCTCCGTACACGTGGTGGAGGTGTGCCGCACGTGCAGCTGGAATCACCTGGTCAAGTCGTATGTGCTCGGCGCGGTGCCGCCCCCGAAGGGGTCACGCGGCCCGCGTCGCACCCAGACCGCGCGCGGTGCGGCGCGCACGGCCAGTGAATAG
- a CDS encoding transglycosylase domain-containing protein, whose translation MPPDDRHTQVLPPVRDGAPPPPTRDPIDAVKSALDSRARRRPARQPDRPAPPSPPAPPPPPGRGGGGGPTDGDGPSGPRRSLREQINWTWVRRGSLIAAVVLIVLPLLTFGMAYMIVDVPKPGDIRTAQVSTILASDGSEIAKIVPPEGNRIDVNIDQIPVHVRDAVMAAEDRDFYSNPGFSFTGFLRAFKNNIFGGDLQGGSTITQQYVKNALVGDARSGVGGVIRKAKELVISTKMSSEWSKDQVLQSYLNIIYFGRGAYGVAAAAKAYFGKPIEEVTVSEGALLAALIQRPSVLDPAVDPDASAVRWSWVLDGMVEIGALSQEERAAQVFPATIPPDQAFTQNQTTGPNGLIERQVVNELMDIFDINEQTLNTEGLQITTTIDPKMQAAAVDAVEEYLEGEDPDMRSAVVSIDPKTGGVKAYYGGSDANGFDFAQAGLPTGSSFKVFALIAALEQGMGLGYQVDSSPLEVDGIKISNVEGSSCGTCNIAEALKRSLNTSYYRLMLKLKNGPQDVADAAHNAGIAESFPGVEHTLSEDGEGGPPNNGIVLGQYQSRVIDMASAYATIAASGTYHKPHFVQKVVNAEGQVLFDAGQEDDSGEQRIDKAVADNVIAAMQPIAAYSGRGLSGGRPSAAKTGTNQLGDTGQNRDAWMVGFTPSLSTAVWVGTVDGTKPLVTSGGASVYGSGLPGQIWKSTMDGALDGTDNESFPKPEEIGGYAGVPQAPPPPSTTAPPTPSETVIQPTLEIAPGITIPWGPPTTVPVAPPPGGAPPGPEGVPGAPVPPADQVPPPGAPVAPGVPPGPLPPP comes from the coding sequence GTGCCGCCCGATGACCGGCACACCCAGGTGCTGCCTCCGGTGCGCGACGGCGCGCCGCCGCCACCGACCCGCGACCCGATCGACGCCGTCAAGAGCGCGCTGGACTCCCGGGCCCGGCGCAGGCCCGCGCGCCAACCGGACCGGCCCGCGCCGCCGTCACCTCCGGCGCCGCCGCCGCCCCCCGGCCGCGGTGGCGGTGGTGGCCCGACCGACGGCGACGGTCCGTCCGGTCCGCGGCGCAGCCTGCGCGAGCAGATCAACTGGACGTGGGTCCGGCGCGGATCGCTGATCGCCGCGGTGGTGCTGATCGTGCTGCCGCTGCTGACGTTCGGGATGGCGTACATGATCGTCGACGTCCCCAAACCCGGGGACATCCGCACCGCGCAGGTGTCGACGATCCTGGCCAGCGACGGCAGCGAGATCGCGAAGATCGTTCCGCCCGAGGGCAACCGGATCGACGTCAACATCGACCAGATCCCGGTGCACGTGCGGGATGCGGTGATGGCGGCCGAGGACCGGGACTTCTACTCCAACCCGGGGTTCTCGTTCACCGGCTTCCTTCGCGCGTTCAAGAACAACATCTTCGGCGGGGATCTGCAGGGCGGCTCGACGATCACCCAGCAGTACGTGAAGAACGCGTTGGTCGGTGACGCCCGCTCCGGTGTCGGCGGTGTCATCCGCAAGGCCAAAGAGCTGGTGATCTCGACGAAGATGTCCAGCGAGTGGTCCAAAGACCAGGTGCTGCAGTCGTACCTGAACATCATCTACTTCGGCCGCGGCGCCTACGGGGTCGCCGCCGCCGCGAAGGCCTACTTCGGCAAGCCGATCGAGGAGGTCACGGTCTCCGAGGGAGCGCTGCTGGCCGCGCTGATCCAGCGCCCGTCGGTACTCGACCCGGCGGTGGACCCGGACGCGTCCGCGGTGCGGTGGAGCTGGGTGCTCGACGGCATGGTGGAAATCGGCGCGCTGTCGCAGGAGGAGCGGGCCGCGCAGGTGTTCCCCGCGACGATCCCGCCGGATCAGGCTTTCACGCAGAACCAGACCACCGGCCCGAACGGGCTGATCGAGCGCCAGGTCGTCAACGAGTTGATGGACATCTTCGACATCAACGAGCAGACGCTGAACACCGAGGGCCTGCAGATCACCACGACGATCGACCCGAAGATGCAGGCGGCCGCCGTCGATGCGGTCGAGGAGTATCTGGAGGGCGAGGACCCGGACATGCGATCGGCCGTCGTGTCGATCGATCCGAAGACCGGCGGGGTCAAGGCCTACTACGGCGGTTCGGACGCCAACGGCTTCGACTTCGCCCAGGCCGGCCTGCCGACCGGGTCGTCGTTCAAGGTGTTCGCGCTGATCGCGGCGCTCGAGCAGGGGATGGGGCTGGGCTACCAGGTCGACAGCTCCCCGCTGGAAGTCGACGGCATCAAGATCAGCAATGTCGAGGGCAGCAGCTGCGGCACCTGCAACATCGCCGAGGCGCTGAAGCGCTCGCTGAACACCAGCTACTACCGGCTGATGCTCAAGCTCAAGAACGGCCCGCAGGACGTCGCCGACGCCGCGCACAACGCGGGTATCGCCGAGAGCTTCCCGGGTGTCGAGCACACGCTGTCCGAGGACGGCGAGGGCGGCCCGCCCAACAACGGCATCGTGCTCGGTCAGTACCAGTCCCGGGTGATCGACATGGCGTCGGCGTACGCGACGATCGCCGCGTCGGGCACCTACCACAAGCCGCATTTCGTGCAGAAGGTCGTCAACGCCGAGGGGCAGGTGCTCTTCGACGCCGGCCAGGAGGACGACTCCGGTGAGCAGCGCATCGACAAGGCGGTCGCCGACAACGTGATCGCCGCGATGCAGCCGATCGCCGCCTATTCCGGACGCGGCCTGTCCGGCGGCCGCCCGTCGGCGGCCAAGACCGGCACCAACCAGCTCGGCGACACCGGCCAGAACCGCGACGCCTGGATGGTCGGGTTCACCCCGTCGCTGTCCACCGCAGTCTGGGTGGGCACGGTCGACGGCACCAAGCCGCTGGTGACCTCCGGCGGCGCGTCGGTCTACGGTTCCGGCCTGCCGGGGCAGATCTGGAAGTCGACGATGGACGGTGCGCTCGACGGCACCGACAACGAATCGTTCCCGAAGCCCGAGGAGATCGGCGGCTACGCCGGTGTCCCGCAGGCCCCGCCCCCGCCGAGCACCACGGCGCCGCCGACCCCGTCGGAGACCGTGATCCAGCCGACGCTGGAGATCGCGCCGGGCATCACGATCCCGTGGGGCCCGCCGACCACCGTGCCCGTCGCGCCCCCGCCGGGCGGCGCGCCGCCAGGCCCGGAGGGTGTGCCCGGAGCGCCGGTACCGCCGGCCGACCAGGTGCCGCCGCCGGGAGCACCGGTGGCCCCCGGCGTGCCGCCCGGTCCGCTTCCGCCTCCGTGA
- a CDS encoding glycosyltransferase family 87 protein, which translates to MPSRTDTIGAALSETIGGPVGRHALIGRTRFMTPLRVMIIIALVFLALGYSTKAACLQTTGTGTADQRVGNWENQRAYYELCYSDTVPLYTAELLNLGKFPYKSSWVETEADGTPRVQYDGEPAIRYMEYPVLTGLYQYLSMTVAKTYTALTKLVSVPVIAEVVMFFNIAALGLALAWLTTLWATAMLAGPRRIWDAALVAASPIVIFQIFTNFDALATAFAAGALLAWARRKPVLAGVLIGLGVAAKLYPLLLLVPLALLAVRTGRLREVAKTTAAAVGAWLVVNLPIMVLFPRGWSEFFRLNTRRGDDMDSIYNVVKSFTGWRGFDPELGFWEPPVVLNTITAALFAACCIGVGYIALTAPRRPRVAQLAFLVVAAFLLTNKVWSPQFSLWLVPLAVLALPHRRVLLAWMTIDMLVWVPRMLYLFGEQNMGLPEQAFTATVLLRDIAVITLCGLVIREIYRPRLDLVRQDGVDDPAGGVFDRAPDAPPRWLPDWLRPTPRLVADPAR; encoded by the coding sequence ATGCCCAGCCGCACCGACACGATCGGCGCGGCGCTGTCGGAGACCATCGGCGGGCCCGTCGGCCGGCACGCGCTGATCGGGCGCACCCGCTTCATGACGCCGCTGCGGGTGATGATCATCATCGCGCTGGTGTTCCTGGCGCTGGGTTACTCGACCAAGGCCGCCTGCCTGCAGACCACCGGCACCGGCACCGCCGACCAGCGGGTCGGCAACTGGGAGAACCAGCGCGCGTACTACGAGCTGTGCTACTCCGACACCGTCCCGCTGTACACCGCCGAACTGCTGAACCTGGGCAAGTTCCCGTACAAGTCCAGCTGGGTGGAGACCGAGGCCGACGGCACGCCGCGCGTCCAGTACGACGGCGAACCCGCGATCCGGTACATGGAGTATCCGGTGCTGACCGGGCTCTACCAGTACTTGTCGATGACGGTGGCCAAGACGTACACGGCGCTGACCAAGCTGGTGTCGGTGCCGGTCATCGCCGAGGTGGTGATGTTCTTCAACATCGCCGCGCTGGGCCTGGCGCTGGCCTGGCTGACGACGCTGTGGGCCACGGCGATGCTGGCCGGCCCGCGCCGCATCTGGGACGCCGCGCTGGTCGCGGCCTCACCGATCGTGATCTTTCAGATCTTCACCAACTTCGACGCGCTGGCCACCGCGTTCGCCGCCGGCGCGCTGCTGGCCTGGGCGCGGCGAAAACCGGTGCTGGCCGGGGTGCTGATCGGGCTCGGGGTGGCGGCCAAGCTGTATCCGCTGCTGCTGCTGGTGCCGCTGGCGCTGCTGGCGGTACGCACCGGGCGGCTGCGCGAGGTCGCCAAGACGACCGCGGCGGCGGTAGGCGCCTGGTTGGTGGTCAACCTGCCGATCATGGTGCTGTTCCCGCGCGGATGGTCGGAGTTCTTCCGGCTCAACACCCGTCGCGGCGACGACATGGATTCGATCTACAACGTGGTGAAGTCGTTCACCGGCTGGCGGGGGTTCGACCCCGAGCTCGGGTTCTGGGAGCCGCCGGTGGTGCTCAACACCATCACCGCGGCGCTGTTCGCGGCGTGCTGCATCGGCGTCGGCTACATCGCGCTGACCGCGCCGCGCCGGCCCCGGGTGGCCCAGCTCGCGTTCCTGGTGGTGGCCGCGTTCCTGCTGACCAACAAGGTGTGGAGCCCGCAGTTCTCGCTGTGGCTGGTCCCGCTGGCGGTGCTGGCGCTGCCGCACCGGCGGGTGTTGTTGGCCTGGATGACGATCGACATGCTGGTCTGGGTGCCGCGCATGCTCTACCTGTTCGGCGAGCAGAACATGGGGCTGCCCGAGCAGGCGTTCACCGCAACGGTGCTGTTGCGCGACATCGCGGTGATCACGTTGTGCGGCTTGGTGATCCGCGAGATCTACCGGCCCCGGCTGGATCTGGTCCGTCAGGACGGCGTCGACGACCCGGCCGGCGGGGTGTTCGACCGGGCGCCGGACGCGCCGCCGCGGTGGCTGCCGGACTGGCTGCGGCCGACGCCCCGGCTGGTGGCGGATCCGGCGCGCTGA
- the rpsF gene encoding 30S ribosomal protein S6, giving the protein MRPYEIMVILDPTLDERTVAPSLETFLNVIRKDGGSVDKVDIWGRRRLAYEIKKHAEGIYAIIDVKAEPATVSELDRQLNLNESVLRTKVMRTEKH; this is encoded by the coding sequence ATGCGTCCATACGAAATCATGGTCATCCTCGACCCCACACTTGACGAGCGCACCGTGGCTCCGTCGCTGGAGACGTTCCTGAACGTCATCCGCAAGGACGGCGGCAGTGTCGACAAGGTCGACATCTGGGGACGTCGTCGTCTGGCGTACGAGATCAAGAAGCACGCCGAGGGCATCTACGCGATCATCGACGTCAAGGCCGAACCGGCCACCGTGTCCGAGCTCGACCGTCAGCTGAACCTGAACGAGTCCGTGCTGCGGACCAAGGTCATGCGGACCGAGAAGCACTAG
- a CDS encoding single-stranded DNA-binding protein: MAGDTIITVIGNLTADPELRFTPSGAAVANFTVASTPRIFDRQTNEWKDGEALFLRCNIWREAAENVAESLVRGSRVIVSGRLKQRSFETREGEKRTVMELEVDEIGPSLRYATAKVNKASRSGGGGGGFGGGGGSRQPANSAPAEDPWGSAPASGSFGGADEEPPF, encoded by the coding sequence GTGGCTGGTGACACCATCATCACGGTCATCGGAAACCTGACCGCTGACCCCGAACTGCGCTTCACGCCTTCGGGCGCGGCCGTCGCGAACTTCACGGTCGCGTCGACCCCGCGCATCTTCGATCGCCAGACGAATGAGTGGAAGGACGGCGAAGCGCTGTTCCTCCGCTGCAACATCTGGCGCGAAGCAGCCGAGAACGTGGCCGAGAGCCTGGTTCGCGGTAGCCGGGTCATCGTCAGTGGCCGCCTCAAGCAGCGTTCGTTCGAGACCCGCGAGGGCGAGAAGCGCACGGTGATGGAGCTCGAGGTCGACGAGATCGGCCCGTCGTTGCGCTACGCGACGGCGAAGGTCAACAAGGCCAGCCGCAGTGGTGGCGGTGGCGGCGGATTCGGTGGCGGCGGCGGTTCACGCCAGCCCGCCAACAGCGCTCCGGCCGAGGATCCGTGGGGCAGTGCGCCCGCATCGGGGTCCTTCGGCGGCGCTGACGAAGAACCGCCCTTCTGA
- the rpsR gene encoding 30S ribosomal protein S18: MAKSSSTKRRPAPEKPVKTRKCVFCSKKGQTIDYKDTQLLRTYISERGKIRARRVTGNCVQHQRDIAIAVKNAREVALLPFSSSTR; encoded by the coding sequence ATGGCGAAGTCCTCCTCCACGAAGAGGCGCCCGGCTCCGGAAAAGCCGGTCAAGACACGCAAGTGCGTGTTCTGCTCCAAGAAGGGGCAGACCATCGATTACAAGGACACCCAGCTGCTGCGCACCTACATCAGCGAGCGTGGCAAGATCCGCGCCCGCCGGGTCACCGGCAACTGCGTTCAGCATCAGCGTGACATCGCGATCGCGGTGAAGAACGCACGCGAGGTCGCCCTGCTGCCGTTCAGCTCGTCGACGCGATAG
- the rplI gene encoding 50S ribosomal protein L9, translating to MKLILTAEVEHLGVAGDAVEVKDGYGRNYLLPRGLAIVATRGAQKQAEDIRRAQELKGVKSLEHANELKQAIEALENVELSVKTAGDSGKLFGSVTAADVVGAIKKAGGPNLDKRTVELPKAHIKTTGNHTVTVRLHPDVNASLTLSVVAG from the coding sequence ATGAAACTGATTCTTACCGCTGAGGTCGAGCACCTGGGCGTCGCCGGCGACGCCGTCGAGGTCAAGGATGGCTACGGCCGTAACTACCTGCTGCCCCGCGGCCTGGCGATCGTCGCCACCCGAGGTGCCCAGAAGCAGGCCGAGGACATCCGTCGCGCCCAGGAGCTCAAGGGCGTCAAGAGCCTCGAGCACGCCAACGAGCTCAAGCAGGCCATCGAGGCGCTGGAGAACGTCGAGCTGTCGGTCAAGACCGCCGGTGACTCGGGCAAGCTCTTCGGCTCGGTGACCGCTGCCGACGTCGTGGGCGCCATCAAGAAGGCCGGCGGCCCGAACCTGGACAAGCGGACGGTCGAACTGCCCAAGGCGCACATCAAGACGACGGGCAACCACACCGTCACGGTGCGCCTGCACCCCGACGTGAACGCGTCGCTGACGCTGAGCGTCGTCGCAGGCTAG